DNA from Solidesulfovibrio fructosivorans JJ]:
TCAATTCGCCGGTCTACGGCTTTCCCGGCCGCATCAGCTCCATCGGCCACGCCCTGGTGCTTTTGGGCTTCAACGTGCTGCGCTCGATCATCGTGTCCACCTCGGTTTTCGAGGTCATGACCGAAAACATGGTCGGCCTGTGGGAGCACAGCCTGGGCTGCGCCATGGCCTGCGGCGCCACGGCGCGCATGCTCGGCTTCAAGGACGCGGAGGAGTATTCCGTGGCCGGGCTGCTGCACGACCTCGGCAAGGTGGTGGCCACGGTCCAGCTGCCGGACCTCAAGCCCGAGATCGAACGGGTGGTGGCCGAGCGCGACCTCTATTATCTCGATGCCGAGCGCGAGGTGCTGGGCTTCGGCCACGACCGCATCAACGCCTGGCTGTCCGGCCACTGGAAACTGCCGGCCAACATCAAGGAGGGGCTCACCTACCACCACAAGCCCCACCTGGCGAGCCTGTACCCCGAAATGGCCAGCGTCGTGCATCTGGGCGATTTCATGGTGCGGGTCTTCGAATACGGCTTTTCCGGCGACGTCGGCGTGACCTACCTGCGGCCCGAGGCGCTCAAGATCCTGAAGCTCAAACCCGCCCACGTCGAGAAACTCCTGGATCACCTGTGCGAGCAGTTCGTGGAGATCGCCGACCTGTCGTTCGCCTGAACCGCCATGGCAGACACGCCCCTTTGCCTTTTCCCCAGATCCCAGAAAATCATGCTCCTGAGCCCCGATCAGGAGCTGGTGGCCCTTTTCGGCCAGGCTTTTTCGCCGGACGAGGTCGAGCTGCTCGATAGGCCGTGCGGCCGGGGGGCTATCGAACACCTGTTCAACGACCCGCCGGACCTGCTCGTGGTGGACCAGAAGCTCGACGACATTCCGGGGCTCGATCTGGTGGCCATGGTCAAAAGCGAGAACGTCTACCGGCAAATGCCCGTGGCCCTGGTCATGGACGAGGCGGCCCTGGCCGCCCGGGACATCGACTGGTGCGCGACCGAGGTCGACGAACTGCTCACCCGGCCGCTCGACGCCGTCATGCTGCGGGCGCGGGTGTCGCTGACCCTGGCCCGTGCCTCCCGTTCCCTCGACGCCAATCCCCTGACCAAGTTGCCGGGCAACACCTCGATCATCGGCCGCATCCAGGAGCTCATCGACCGCAAGGAGGATTTCGCCCTGGCCTACGCCGACCTCGACTATTTCAAGTCGTTCAACGACAAGTACGGCTTTTCCCGGGGTGACGAGATCCTCATGATGACGGCGCGCATCATCGTCAACACGGTGCGGGCCGTGGGCGGCCAGAAGGCCTTTGTCGGCCATGTCGGCGGCGACGACTTCGTCTTTATCCTGCCGCCGGACCGGGTGGAGGACGCCTGCAAGGCCGTGGTGGCCAGCTTCGATGATATCGTGCCCCATTTCTACGACGCCGAGGACCGCGAGCGCGGGTTCATCCAGTCCACGGACCGCGAAGGCAACCGCCGCTCCTTCCCGCTCATGGCCATTTCCATCGCCGTGGTCTTTAACCGTAACGGCCGGCTCACCCACTACGGCGAGGCGTCGCAGACGGCCATGACGCTCAAGAAAAAGGCCAAGGAAAATCCCCGGAGCTGCTATGTCCTCGATCGACGCCAGTACTGAAGGGCGGGGGCCCGCCACGCCGGCCCGACCGGAGACGGTGGCCGCTTTCCTCGATTATCTCGCGGCCCAGAAGGGCTATTCCCCGGCCACCCTGGCCGCCTACGGCGTGGATCTGGATCAGTTCGAGGAATTTTTGCGCGGTCGGGGCATAAGCCTCGCCACACCGGAAAAGGTGGCCCGCGAGCACGGCCGGGGCTTTCTGGCCGAGCTGCACCGCCGGCGGGAGGCCAAGACGTCCATGGGGCGCAAGCTTTCGGCCCTGCGCGGCTTTTTCCGGTACATGCTGCGCAAGAAGCTGGTGGCGGCCGATCCGTTGGCCGGGCTCAAAAATCCCAAGACGGACAAACGCCAGCCCAAGGCGCTCAACGTGGACGAGGCCGTGGCCCTGGTCAGCCCGGCCCCGGGCGCGCCGGCCGCCGACGGATCGCGCGAGGCCTGCCGCGACCTGGCCCTGGCCGAGCTTTTGTACGGCTCCGGGCTGCGCGTGGCCGAGGCCGTGGGGCTCGACCTCGACGACGTGAGTATCGCCCAGGGCGTGGCCCGGGTCTACGGCAAGGGCGGCAAGGAGCGCTTGGCCCCCCTAAGCGACGCGTCCCGGGAGCGGCTGCGGGAATACGCCATGCGCCGGGCGGAATTCACCCCCGATCCCCGCGAGCAGGCGTTTTTTCTGGGCTCGCGCGGCGGCCGGCTGAACCGCCGCCAGGCGGCGCGCATCGTCGACGCCCTGGCCAGGGAGGCCGGCATCGCCAAGCACACCCACCCGCACATGCTGCGCCACAGCTTCGCCACCCATCTGCTCGAATCCGGGGCCGACATGCGCAGCGTCCAGGAACTGCTCGGTCACGCGCGCCTCTCCACCACCCAGCGTTACACCCACCTTGAGCTTGCCCGCATCATGCAGGTCTACGACAAGGCCCACCCGCGCTCGGACGAAGCGGACTGCGGCCACAGCATCCCGAAAAAAGACTGAAACGCCGTCTTTAACCGGGATATTGCCGCAGGGCGGATGTTTCTCTATGGTCGGGCACTTTACAATTTCTCGGGAGGACACCTCATGTCGCGCCGCCTGTCGCTTCTGTGTCTGCTGCTGTCTCTTGTCGCCGCTACCGCAACTGCCTGGGCCGGGGAATTCGACTGCGCCAAGCCGCCCTACGGCAAGCCGCTGGCGGATGTGAATGACCACGACTATTTCGTGAAGTTCATGGAGAAGGATGGCGTCACCTACTACAATTATACCGGGCCCTGCCGGCTGGGCGTGCATGAGCGCCTGGCCCCGGTGATCGTCTACGGCGTGGTCGACGGCAAGCTCTATGGTCGCATCATGCGCACCGAGCACGACAACATCGACATCATCAAGCAGGTGACGACGAAGCTGGCCGGCACGCCCGAGACGGAGACGGAAGGCGACTGGCTGGTGATGTCCTGGGATTTTCCGGAAAAGAAGATGAAGATGAAGCTCAAGTACAACAATGCGACCAAGGCCACCAAATCGGCTGTCTACTACGAGCCCCTGCGCCCGAAAAATACCGAGCCCGAGGATTCCCTGAACCGGTAGCGCGTCCGGGGAATGGGGCGCGGTCGTCCCTCGTCCTACGTGTCCGAGGCGGCGGCGACGCCGCCCGGGCGCGCCCCGCAGGCCGGACGGAAATCGCAGTAGGCGCAGCGCCGGTCGTCCGGGCGCGGGGAAAAGCGCGTGGCCATGGACAGGTGGCGCAGCACGAAGGCCAAAAGCGCCGGCGTCTGGCCGGTGATGGCCTCCTCGCGGGCGCTCTGGTCGCGGCGCGGGCCGAAAAGGGGCTTTTCCCGGCCCGTTTCCTTGAGCTCCACAAAGGCGGCGTCGGCCGGGGTCTCGCCCTGGCTTGCCGCATACAGCCAGCAGTATAGCGGCAGTTGCAGGCTGCCCACGCGTCTGGCCACGGTCTCGAGCAGTTCCGGGTCGTCGTCCGGGGCGGTGAACCGGGACAACCGGCCCCACAGCGCCTCATCGTCCCAGAGCGATTGCGTCAAAGCCGGCAGGCCGCCGGTCTTGTAATCCAAAATCACGATGCCGTCCTCGCGGCGGTCCACCCGGTCGAGCCGGCCGCCGAGCAGAAAACCGCGCCCGGCCGTCTCGATGCTCGCGGCGAGCTCGGTTTCGAGGGCCACAGGCGTGGTGCGCGGCAGGCCGGCGGCCATGGCGGCAAGGCGCGTGCGCCCGGCCCGCAGCAAAAGCAGCCGGCCGTCCGGCGGCAGGGCCTCGTAGGCGGGATGGACGCGAAGGCGCGTTTCGAAAAGATCGGCCAACGCGGCAGCGTCGATGTCCGCCGCGTCGATGTCGCGTCCGAGATAGGGCGTGAAAAATTCCTTCAGCGTATCGTGGACCACCTGCCCAACAGCCGCCCGGTCGCCTTCCTCGGCCACCTCGGCCAAAGGGGTGAGCGGCGTCAGGTAGCGGTAGAAAAACCGTAGCGGACAGGTGAGGTAGGTGTCGAGAAAGGTGGCGGACAGGCGCTTTTCGCCGAGGTAGGCGCCCAGGCGTTCGGCCACGGCCGGGGATTTGGGCATGGCGGCGTCGCCTTCCGGAATGGGGCAAAGGGGCACCGACACCAGGGACACCGGCGCTTCGCCGGGCAGAAGCACCCGGCCGAGGCGCTTTTCCTCCTCCCACAAAAGCTGTTCCACGAACCGGCTGCGCACCGGCTTGTCCTCGAAAAGGCCCGTGCCCGAGGAACCGGTGCGGTAAAAGACCGTGATCTCCTCGGCCCCGAAAAAAAGCCGGTAGATGTTGTAGGCGGCGACCAGGTCGCGCTCGCGGCTGTCCGGGAGTTTCAAAAGCCGCCGCAGGGGATCGGGCAGGAGCGGTTCGTAGGGCGCGGCCCCGGGCAGCTTGTCCTCCACCGCGTCGAGGACGAACACCCGGCGAAAGGAGAGCAGGCGCGTTTCCAGCACGCCGAGCACTTGCAAGCCGGTGAGCGGTTCGGCCTCGAACGGGGCCCGCTCGTCGGCCAGGAGCCGGCGCAGCAGGGCGAAAAGCGTTTCGCGGGGCAGGACCGCGTCGGCCAGCCGGCCGCCGGTCAGGGCCGGGACCACGTTCGTGGCCAAGCGAAAGAGGCACTCGGCGTCGATGAGAAACCGTTCCCAGGCGTCGCCGCAACGCGCCGGGGCGAGCAGCAGTTCGCACAGTCCGCCCACGGCGTTGCCGAGCGCCCGGGGCGTGTCCACGTCCTCGAAGGCGGTCAGGCACGTCCCCAGAACCTCCCGGCACAGGGCCAGGGCTTCCTCGGGCGGCGGGGCCTCCTCGTCGCCGAATTCCAGGGTCAGGGGATCGACGAAGGCGCCGCCCTGGCGCAGGGCCGCCTCCAGGGCGTGGAACACGGCCCGAAGCGGCTCGTCGTCGCCTGTGTGCAGCATCTTGAGGTAGGGATGGCGGATAAGCGCCACCAGCTCGCGCCAGTGGTAGCGGCCGGCATCCAGCCGCGTTTCCTGGAGGGTGAGGATAGTCTCCAAAAGCCTGGCCAGGGACGAGCGGGCCAGGGGATAGCCCATGGAAATGTTGACGTCTTTTCGGGGCAGGATGTGGAGCACCGGGGAGAGCAGGCCGGTGTCGGGCAGCACGATGGCCGTGCCGTCCAGGCCGTCGGCCGCCTGTCCCTCGGCCAGACAGCCTTCCAGGGCCTTGAGCTGGGCGTGGAGGTCGTGGCCCTCGAAAAAACGCAGCTTCTTGGAGGACAGGTTGGCCGTGCCAGCGCCGAGCACCAGGGTGGGGCGGTCGGGATCGTCCTTGCGCCGGGCGCGGCGGGCCTTGCCGCCGGTGATGCAGCCGGCCCGGGCGTTTAAGGTCCCGAGCCAGCGTTTTTGCTCCAGGCAGGCGAAATGCACCCGCGCCCCGGGATTGGCCAGGGCCGGGTCGCCGTGCCAGAGCATCTCCAGGTTTCCCTGGCGCCACAGCGCGGTGAAAAGCGCCTTTTCCGCTCCCGAGGCCACGGCGAAGCCGCAGGCGAAAATCCGCTTGCCGGCAAGGCGCGCGGCCGCTTCCTTGGCGTTTTCCCCGGCCAGGGCCAAAAGGAGCCCCGGCGTGGCCAGGCCCGCCTCGAGCATCTTTTCCCGGTACCGGGCGTAGATGGTGCCCAGGCGAGCGAGCAGCGCGGCGGCGGGCGGCACCACCTGCCCCTCCAGGTATTCCAGGTCCCGGCCGGGCACGTTGTGGCGGAAAAGCTCCTCCATCAGTTCGGCCAGCTCCAGGCCCCAGGGGAAAAAGCGGGCCATGTCCGTGGGAAACGCCCCGGGTTGGTCCCCGCCCCCGTGCTCCGCGGCGATTTCGCGCACAATGTCGTAGAGGAGCGCCACCCGGTCGAGGGTGTCGAGAACGGCCGGCGGGGTCGGCATAAACGACGCGCCGACGTCCGCCGCCCAGTCGCCGACGGCCGTGATCTCGGGCAGGAGCACCGGCTTTGGCAGCTCGGGCATGGCGGCCAGCCGGTCGCACAGGTGCCGCGCCGCCCGGCGTAGGGGGAAGATGACCAGCGTGTCGCGGAAATCGCCGCCGGTCGCGGCCACGAGCCGTTCGGCCACGGCTCCGAAAAATTCCTCGGTCCAGGGAATGACGCCGACGGGTTTCACGAAGCGGCCTCCACGGGCCTGCAGACCCGCTTGTCGAGATAGACGAGAAGCCCTTTCGCCGGCAGTCCGGCCCGGCCGGGCAGGGCGCTTGCCAGGCGCAGATAGCGGGAAACCTGGGTTGCGTGTTCGGGGTCTTCATGGCCGGTCTTGAAGTCGAGCACCAGGGTGTGCTTCGGTCCGGCGAAAAGCAGGTCCGGCCGGTGGCGCGCGCCGTCCGCGTCCATGAGTTCGCGCTCCAGGAGACCTTGGGCCAGGGCCTCCCGGCAGTCGGGCAGGCCGGCCAGCCAGACCAGCATGTCCGTAAATTCCCCGGCCAGCCGGTCGCGAAGGCCCGCATCCAGGCGCTCCCCGCCAAGGGCCGTGGCCGCGGCGCGCCGGGCGGCGGGCGTCGGGTCGGCCGGGTCATGGCCCAGGCGGGCGAAGGTTTCGGCGGCCAGGTGGGCCAGCTCGCCGCGCCGTTTTTCGGAAAAGCGCAGGCTGTCGCGGATATCGCGGGCCACGTTGCGGTAGACCTTGAGGCGCGGCAGCCAGGCCATGGGCGCGTCCACGGCGATGACTTCCGGGACTGTCGCGGCGCGGCGGCCCCCCTCGGCCGTTTCCCCGTCGGCCGGGGCTTCGGGAGCGGCAACCGGGCAGGCGCGGGCAGCGGCTTGCGGCGCGTCGGGCAGGCTCCCCAGTCGGATGGGCCCGCCTCCCGCCGGATCGTGCCCGAAGGCTTCGAACAGGATGGCCAGGGCCTTGGGCAGGGGATAGCGCGAATCCTCGCGCAGCTTGCCGTAGCCCGGCACGAAGGCGTGCAGCTCCACCTCCGGCCGGGTCCAGGCCACGTAGAGCAGGTGCAGTTGCTCGGCCAGCTCGCGGGCCCGGCGCAGGGCATGGTCCGGGCCGAGCCCGGGCATGTCCGGGGCCAGCACCTCGCCTTCCTCCACGTGGCCGACCACGAGGTCCGCCTGTCCGGCCTTGCCCGTGAAATGGTGGAACGGCACGACCACGGCCGGGAACTGGAGCCCCTTGGCCTTGTGGATGGTCATGACGCGCACGGCGTCGATATTTTCCGGCTGGGGCACCTTCTCGTCCGAGCCGAGCTCGCGCCAGAAGTCGAGAAAGGCGGCGATGGAGCCGTAGCCCTTGCTTTCGGCCAGATGGGCGATTTCCAGAAAGCGGCGGATGAAGGCCTCGTCGCCGGGGCGGCGCTCGAGCAGCCTGTAGCCGGCCACGATCTCGCGCAACAGGTCGTAGGGCGCGGCCAATCCGGTCTGGCGCTGGTAGGGGCGGATCAGCCGGTCCCAGACGTCCGGCCAGCGGGCGCGAAAGGCCAGGGACAGCGAACCCCGGTGGGGCAGGCCCGTGACCCATTCGGCCAGTTCGTCGCGGCCGATGCCGGCGATGTCGCCAAAAAGCTCGCGCCCGGAGACGAAGGCGAAAAAGGACAGGCTGTCCGGCGGAAAATCCAGAAAGGCCAGCAGGGCGGCGAGCTGGCGGATGAGCGGATGTTCGGCCAGAAGCAGGCTGTTTTCGGTCACCACCGGGATGCCGGCCCGGATCAGCCAGTCCGCCACCCGGCCGGCCTGGGGATTGGAGCGCGTCAAGACGGCCACGCCGCCCGGTCCGTGGCGCGGGACGAGTTCGTCGGCAAGCAGGCGCACGAGCGCTTCCCGGGCCGCCTCCTCGTATTCGCCGGCCGAGGTCCCGGTCAGGGCGCTTATGCGCACGTGGCCCTGGGGGCCGTGGTAGTCGTCGGGCAGGCTCTGGCGGGCGTCGGTGAAGGCTTGCCCCAGCGCGGCCGCGAGCTGCGGCGCGGCGGAGGCCAGATTCGGGCCAAGCAGGGCGGCGGCCACGCGGTCCGCCGTCTCCGGATCGGCCAGGGGGGCGAAAAAACGGTTGTTAGCGCCGACCACCACCGGGGCGCTGCGCCAGTTGACGGGAAGTGTCTGGCGCGTGACGCCCTCGGTCACCCGGGAAAGTTCGTCGTCGGCCGGGGCCTCGTCGAAAAGGGCCGCGTCGCCGCCGCGCCAGCCGTAGATGGCCTGCTTGACGTCGCCGACGAGATAGAGGCTGCCCCCGCGCGCCAGGCATTCCAGGGCCAATAGCCGCAGCACCCGCCACTGGTCCCGGGCCGTATCCTGGAATTCGTCGATGAGGATGTGGGCCAGGCCGGCCCCCAGCCGGCACCAGGCGTCGGGCACGCCCATGTCGCCGCCGAGCCGGCCGGCCACCAGGCGCGGCCACTGGGAGTGGGGGAGCTTTCGCATCTGGGTGAGGTACGTGGGATAGTCTTCCAGAAGCGCCCCGGCCAGGGCGACGAAGGGGGCCAGCCCCATGGCCGCGCGCAGGGCCGGCAGTTCGCGGTCGCAGGCGGCATGGGCCGCCTGGATCTCGGCGTACAGGCGCTCGAGCTCGGGCGTGACCGCGTCGCGGCTGGCCTTGAGCATGCAGTCGGCAAGCGTCGCCTTGCCGGCGTAGGCGGACTGGGGGGGGGCGTCGGCTTGGGCGGCTTCGCGGCATTTGCGCAGAAAGGCCAGGAAGTTGGCATTGGCCTTGAGCCCGGCCGCGTCCAGGGCGGCGAACATGGCCCCGGCCGCGTTGGCCAGCCGGCCGATGCGCCGCTCGAGGCCCAGGCGCAAAGTCTCGGGCTCGGCCGGATGGACGAGCGGCTCGGCCAGGATCTTTTGGGTGACGGCCAAGATCCGCTCCCGAAAGGGGGCCATGGGCAGAAAACCGGACGCGCCCTGGAGCAGCGCCGCCGCCGCGTCGCCGAAAAGCCGGGCCAGTCCCGGGTCCTCGGGCAGCCGGGCGGCCAGCCGGTCGTAGACGTCGGAAAGAAGCTCCGCGTCGTTGAATGCCGGCTCGAAGTCCGGGCGCAGGCCGAGGTCCAGGGCGAAAATGCGGGCCAAAAGGAACAGCAGGCTGTCGATGGTGCGGATGTTGAGGCGCTCGGCGTGGACGAGCAGCTCTTCCAGCTCGTCGCGGGCCTTGCCCCGGGAGTCGGCGTCCGCGCCGTCCAGGCCCAGGGCGATCTTTTTTAAGCGCGTGAAGACCCGCTCGCGCATCTCGGCCGCGGCCTTGTTGGTGAAGGTCACGGCCAGGATCTCGGGCAGGGCGTAGCCGGCCTCGAGGCTGCCGGCGCAGCTGCGGGGCAGGTTTCGGGCCGTGCGCAGGGCAAGGGAGATGAAGCGCTCGGTTAAGGCGTGGGTCTTGCCCGAACCGGCCGAGGCCTTGACCTGGATCAGCATGGGCGGAGCTCCTTGGCGTGGGGCATGGCGGGCAGGCTACCCTTATGGCCGGTTCGGGGCAATCGTTTCGGCCCGCCGGAAAATGAAGGAAAAGTGGCAGGCTTCTTGCTGCATAGGGCTTGCCCACCGCTTTCGGCCCGACCGGCCGGTCCGCGCGAAACCAGGCTGTCAGGCCGGAAACCCGGCCCGGACGTTGCGGGCGGGGGCGGGAGCGGGCCGGGGGCCGGCGCGATTCGGGAGGAAGAGGGCGGCTGGCCTGTGCCACCGTTTAACAAAATAAAACAACGCTGTGTTCCGGCTGCCGGCGGCGCGCGGCAAGGCGCGTCCCGGGACGGAGGAGCGGATGAAGTCCAAGGCGATCCCCCACATGATCCTGGCCGTGATCCTGGCCGTGGCGGCCGGCGTGCTGACCATCCGCTGGCTGGGCTCGGTGCGTGGGCCGGGGCAGGCCCAGCGTCCCAAGGTCGAAGCGAAAAAGGTCGACGTGCTGGTGGCCGCCAGGGCCATTCCCAAGGGGGCGCGCCTGGACGCGGCCATGCTGCGGCTTAAGCCCTATGAGGCCGAGGCCGTTCCCGGCGGGGCGCTTCGCGCCGTGGCCGAGGCCGAGGGCCGCGTCGCGGCCCGGGACATTTCCAAGGACGACCCCATCACCCCGGACAAGCTTATGGCCAAGGGCGTGACGCGGGGCGGGCTGGACGCGGCCGTCGCCCCCGGCAAGCGGGCGGTCACCGTCAAGGGCACCAAGGTCATGGGCTCGGGGGGACTCGTCACCCCGGGCAGCCGGGTGGACGTCGTGGTCACCTATTCCCGGCCCGGCAAGCAGGAGGAAAAGGTCTCCAAGGTCATTCTGGAAAACATTCCGGTCCTGGCCACCGGCACCGAGCTCGAGCCCCGCATCGGCAAGGACGGCCGGGAAGAGCTGGCCAGCACGGATTCCTTCACGCTCATGGTCACCCCCGAGGAGGCCGAACGGCTGGCCCTGGCGGCCGATCTCGGCAGCATGCACATGGCCCTGCGCAAGCCCGGCGACGACGACGTGGTCAAGACCCCCGGCGCGGACGTGGCCGGGAGCCTGGAGGCCTTTGCCGCCGCGCCGGCCGGACCGCCGACCTCCCCCCTGGAGGGCGCTCCCGACGAGGCCGAGCCCGAGGAGGGCGGCTACAGCGTGGAAATCATCCGGGGCACCGAACGCGAGCGCATCACCCTCGACGGCCAGAACCCGCCAAAGCCTGAGGAGAAAAGCCATGCGCGGCCGTAACTTCACCAAACCGGGCGTCCGGGCGCTCATCTGGCTGCTTGTCTGCGGCATGGCCACGTTGTCCTACGCCGCGCCGGGCCGGATGGGGACCGTGGCCGTGCGCACCGCGCCCAGGCTGTCGTTGACCATCGGCAAGTCGGTCATCCTGCAAAGCGACGCGGACGTGTCGCGGGTGTCCGTGGCCCAACCCGAAATCGCCGATTTCGTGCTGCTTTCCCCGCGCCAGATCTACGTTACCGGCCGGGCGCCGGGCATCACCAACCTGACCCTCTGGGACAAGGGCGACAAGGTCCGGGCCGTCTACGACCTGGACGTGGCCCCGGACATTTCCCGGCTCAAAAAGATGCTCCACGACGTCATGCCCGGGGAGAGCGGCATCGAGGTCATGTCCAGCCAGGATTCCATCGCCCTTTCCGGCACCGTGCGCGACAGCGCGAACATGAAAAAGGCCCTGGCCCTGGCCGAGGTCTACGCGCCGAAGAAGGTGCTCAACCTGCTTTCCGTCGGCGGCGTGCAGCAGGTCATGCTCGAGGTGCGCGTGGCCGAGATGTCCAAGTCCCTGGTCAACCGCATGGGCATCAACCTCAATGCCGTGGGCGACGGCAACTTCGCCTACACGCTCATCGGCAGCCTCTCGTCCGTGGCCTCGGGCATGTTCGACACCTACTATCCCCAAAACGCGTACCAATACATCACCATGACGGCCAACTCCGGGGACGGCAACTCCAGCTTCGATTCAACGCCCATCCAGCTGGCCTACCGGGAGTTCAACCAGCCCTCCAGCAAGGCGACCATGTCCTTCAATCAGGGCACGGCCGTGGCGCGCTGGAACACCAATTTCGGCGGCGCCGGCAACACGGCCATGACCGCCGTCGTCGACATGCTCAAGCAAAACGGACTGGTCAAAATCCTGGCCGAGCCGAACCTGGTCTGCTTAAACGGCCAGAGCGCCGATTTTCTGGCCGGCGGCCAGATTCCCGTGCCCGTGTCCTCGGGGCTCGGCACCACCTCCATCGAGTGGAAGAAGTTCGGCGTGCAGCTCAATTTCACGCCCACCGTCGTGGCCGGCGACCGCATCAACCTCAAGGTCAACCCCGAGGTCTCCAACCTCGACTACACCCGCGCCATCACCCTGCTCGGGTCCACCGTGCCGGCCATCAACACCCGGCAGACCTCGACCACCATCGAGCTCAAAAACGGCCAGACCTTCGCCATCGCCGGCATGCTCAACGAGCAGTCCCGCGACTCCATGGACAAGTATCCCGTGCTCGGCGACATTCCGGTGCTCGGCGCGCTTTTCAAAAGCTCCCAGTACCAGAAGGACCAGACGGAGCTCGTGATCCTCATCACCGCCCATCTGGTCAAGCCGCTCGACAAGAAGGCCATTTCCCTGCCCACGGATTCGGCCCATGAGCCCGACGATCTGGAGTTTTTCCTGGGCATCAGCCGGGACGCAAAATCCGACGCCGGCGCGGCCCAAGGCCAGTCGCTTAGCACCCCGGCCGCCCTGGACGGCGATTTCGGCCATGCCGTGCCCGTGGCCGCCGTGGCCCGGCCCAAGGAAATGCAGTAACCGCGGCGTGCTCCGTCGCAACCGGAAGCATATCCGGCAGGAGGCTCCCATGCACCGCATGACGGCAACGCTGGCGTTTCTCGCCCTTCTCGGCGGCCTTTTCGGCTGCCAGGCGGACAAGACCCAGAGCTGGGACTACGGCAAGTCGTTTCACGCCGTGTTCGACAACCAGAAGATCGACCCCACGGCCGGCGACGATACGCCCGTGGTCGGCATGGACGGGGAAAAAGCGGCCATGGCCTACGACCGCTACCAGCAGGCCAAGCCGTCGGAAAAGGAGTCCGCCGCCAATCCGATCGTCATGGTCAGGGGCCAGTAGCGACGGCGGCCGGGAGGGCAAGGCATGCGCGAGAAGCTTACGGTGTTCCTGGACATGGACGCCTCGGCCGCGCGGCGGGTGTTCGAGGAATGCCTGTCCGAGGACGGCGATTTCGAGGTGATCGGCGACGGAGAGGAGTTCGCCGAGCTGCTCGTGCGCGAACTCGACCCGCAAGGCGGCGAGGAGGCGCTGGAGGCCCTGGCCGAGACCGTGGCCCGGCGGGGCGAACGCGAGGTGTTCCTCACGGCCCAGGCCTACGACGCCGAAGTCCTCATGCGGCTCATGCGCCAGGGTGTGCGCGAATTTTTCCCCCAGCCCGTCAACCACGAGGAAGTGCGCATGGCGCTGTGGCGGCTCAAGGCCCGCCGGGAAAGCCGGCTCGGGCCCATGGCCGGCAAACACGGCGCCATCATCGACGTCTTCGGGGCCAAGGGAGGCGTGGGCACCACCACCGCCGCCGTCAACATCGCCGCCGCCTGTCTGACGCTTCGGCCCGGGGCCTCGGTGGCCCTGGTGGACATGAACCTGCCTTTCGGCGAAGCCCAGCTTTTCCTGGACATCACCCCCAAATACCATTGGGGCGAAGTGCTCGGCAACATCAGCCGCCTCGACGCCACCTACCTCATGAGCGTCATGTCGCGCCATCCCTCGGGGCTCTACCTCCTGGCCCCGCCGAGCCGGCTCGACGACCTCCAGATGGCCTCCCCGGAAAACATCTCCAGGCTCCTGGAGCTCATGCGCCAGGTCTTCGACACCGTGGTCATCGACCTCGGCATGTACCTCGACGAAATCACCCTCAAGGTCATGGACATCTCCGACGCCATCGTGCTCGTGTGCGTCCAGAATCTGCCCTGTTTGGCCAACGT
Protein-coding regions in this window:
- a CDS encoding HDOD domain-containing protein, whose product is MTEDLRTERKDRILAVRDLPTLPKVLEEVSKLVERPDSTTEQVAKLISMDQVLSAKVLKMVNSPVYGFPGRISSIGHALVLLGFNVLRSIIVSTSVFEVMTENMVGLWEHSLGCAMACGATARMLGFKDAEEYSVAGLLHDLGKVVATVQLPDLKPEIERVVAERDLYYLDAEREVLGFGHDRINAWLSGHWKLPANIKEGLTYHHKPHLASLYPEMASVVHLGDFMVRVFEYGFSGDVGVTYLRPEALKILKLKPAHVEKLLDHLCEQFVEIADLSFA
- a CDS encoding GGDEF domain-containing protein produces the protein MADTPLCLFPRSQKIMLLSPDQELVALFGQAFSPDEVELLDRPCGRGAIEHLFNDPPDLLVVDQKLDDIPGLDLVAMVKSENVYRQMPVALVMDEAALAARDIDWCATEVDELLTRPLDAVMLRARVSLTLARASRSLDANPLTKLPGNTSIIGRIQELIDRKEDFALAYADLDYFKSFNDKYGFSRGDEILMMTARIIVNTVRAVGGQKAFVGHVGGDDFVFILPPDRVEDACKAVVASFDDIVPHFYDAEDRERGFIQSTDREGNRRSFPLMAISIAVVFNRNGRLTHYGEASQTAMTLKKKAKENPRSCYVLDRRQY
- a CDS encoding tyrosine recombinase XerC, yielding MSSIDASTEGRGPATPARPETVAAFLDYLAAQKGYSPATLAAYGVDLDQFEEFLRGRGISLATPEKVAREHGRGFLAELHRRREAKTSMGRKLSALRGFFRYMLRKKLVAADPLAGLKNPKTDKRQPKALNVDEAVALVSPAPGAPAADGSREACRDLALAELLYGSGLRVAEAVGLDLDDVSIAQGVARVYGKGGKERLAPLSDASRERLREYAMRRAEFTPDPREQAFFLGSRGGRLNRRQAARIVDALAREAGIAKHTHPHMLRHSFATHLLESGADMRSVQELLGHARLSTTQRYTHLELARIMQVYDKAHPRSDEADCGHSIPKKD
- a CDS encoding PD-(D/E)XK nuclease family protein: MKPVGVIPWTEEFFGAVAERLVAATGGDFRDTLVIFPLRRAARHLCDRLAAMPELPKPVLLPEITAVGDWAADVGASFMPTPPAVLDTLDRVALLYDIVREIAAEHGGGDQPGAFPTDMARFFPWGLELAELMEELFRHNVPGRDLEYLEGQVVPPAAALLARLGTIYARYREKMLEAGLATPGLLLALAGENAKEAAARLAGKRIFACGFAVASGAEKALFTALWRQGNLEMLWHGDPALANPGARVHFACLEQKRWLGTLNARAGCITGGKARRARRKDDPDRPTLVLGAGTANLSSKKLRFFEGHDLHAQLKALEGCLAEGQAADGLDGTAIVLPDTGLLSPVLHILPRKDVNISMGYPLARSSLARLLETILTLQETRLDAGRYHWRELVALIRHPYLKMLHTGDDEPLRAVFHALEAALRQGGAFVDPLTLEFGDEEAPPPEEALALCREVLGTCLTAFEDVDTPRALGNAVGGLCELLLAPARCGDAWERFLIDAECLFRLATNVVPALTGGRLADAVLPRETLFALLRRLLADERAPFEAEPLTGLQVLGVLETRLLSFRRVFVLDAVEDKLPGAAPYEPLLPDPLRRLLKLPDSRERDLVAAYNIYRLFFGAEEITVFYRTGSSGTGLFEDKPVRSRFVEQLLWEEEKRLGRVLLPGEAPVSLVSVPLCPIPEGDAAMPKSPAVAERLGAYLGEKRLSATFLDTYLTCPLRFFYRYLTPLTPLAEVAEEGDRAAVGQVVHDTLKEFFTPYLGRDIDAADIDAAALADLFETRLRVHPAYEALPPDGRLLLLRAGRTRLAAMAAGLPRTTPVALETELAASIETAGRGFLLGGRLDRVDRREDGIVILDYKTGGLPALTQSLWDDEALWGRLSRFTAPDDDPELLETVARRVGSLQLPLYCWLYAASQGETPADAAFVELKETGREKPLFGPRRDQSAREEAITGQTPALLAFVLRHLSMATRFSPRPDDRRCAYCDFRPACGARPGGVAAASDT